DNA from Parageobacillus thermoglucosidasius:
TGCTTGGCCATATTACCGTCGGAACGATGGTCGCTTTCGTTGGTTATATCGATCGGCTTTATAGCCCGCTCCGCCGCCTCGTTAATTCATCGACGACATTAACGCAATCGTTCGCTTCGATGGACCGGATGTTTGAATTTTTGGATGAAACATACGATATCGTTGATGCGCCGAATGCCGTTGACTGTAAAGAAGTAAAAGGGGATATCGTATTTGAAAACGTCACGTTTGCCTACGATAAAAACGATCTGCCTGTGCTTCGCGATATTTCGTTTTCCGTTAAAGCGGGAGAAACAATTGCCCTTGTTGGCATGAGCGGGGGCGGGAAATCAACGTTGGTCAGCCTTATCCCCCGGTTTTACGATGTGACAGAGGGACGAATCTTATTAGACGGCATCGATATTCGCAATATACGTGTGCGCAGTCTTCGTGATAAAATCGGCATCGTTTTTCAAGACAGCTTTTTATTCAGCGATTCAGTAAAAGAAAATATTTTGCTCGGAAAACCGGATGCGACGGACGAGGAAGTGATTGCCGCCGCCAAAGCTGCCAACGCCCATGATTTTATTATGAACTTGCCGGACGGATATGACACGAAAGTCGGGGAACGCGGCATCAAGCTGTCCGGCGGGCAAAAACAGCGAATCGCCATCGCCCGCGTCTTTTTGAAAAATCCGCCCCTTCTTATTTTTGATGAAGCGACATCGGCGCTCGATCTTGAAAGCGAGCATTACATTCAGGAGGCGCTTGATCGGCTCGCCAAAAACCGGACGACTTTCATCGTCGCCCACCGCCTGTCGACGATAACCCACGCGGACCGCATTTTCCTTATTGAAGATGGCAAAATCGTCGAAAGCGGCACCCATGACGAATTAATGGCGAAAAAAGGACAATATTATCATTTATTTACGATTCAACAATTAAACTACACTCAATGATGAAAAAATGAAATCGCGATGATTTTCCAAGAGATGATGACTTCATTAAATCCGCTGTTTACGATTGGAAATCAGCGAATGCGGTGATTAATATTCCAAATTTCGGGCGATTAATTCGTTCGCGTGTATTAAGTATTAAACAAGAAGAATATATAATGGCAGCTAAAGCCATCGGGATGAGCGATATGCGCATTTTGTTCCATCATATTTTGCCAAACAGTATGGCGCCGATTATCGTGCAAGGCACACTGGCGATTGCTACTGCGATTATCGAAGCGGCCGCCCTCGGATTTCTTGGGTTGGGGGCACAGCCTCCGAATCCAGAATGGGGGAAAATGTTAGCGGATTCGAAAGATTTTTTAACACAAGCACCATGGACGATGGTTTTTCCAGGGATTGCGATTATGTTAACCGTGCTTGGTTTTAACTTGATGGGCGACGGATTGCGTGACGCATTAGATCCGCGCATGAAAAACTAATAAAAGAAGGCTATCTCTTTTCGCGGAGATAGCCTTTTAGTGATTAGTTAAATTTTTTACTAAAGCGTCATCATGATGATAATGTTGGAAGCTGTCAATCAGTTTATCAAGATGTTCTAATTGTTCGCTATAATCGATAATCACTCCCATTAATGAAAAGAGGCAATAGTCGCTTTTTTGCTGGTAGTGTGCATAAAATGTTTCGATTAAACGGGTTCTTTCTTGATGGGTTTCCATCGCTGTTTCTGTACGAGGATGACATTTTGTTTTGCCAATAAATTTTAGCAGTATTTGTTCATGATAATGAAGCAGGCTGTCAAGTTGCGAGCGGATGGCTTGCTGCAATTCCGGTGGCATATGGTACAACTCGTTTTCAAAACGATGAAGGAGTTTTAATGTATCGAGCGCTCTGTTTGCGACTACGATCATTTGCCGATATAACACAAGCTTTCGTGATTTTTGAAAACGGTTTTTTCGCGAGTACGAGCGCTCTTCTTTATACATTAAGTAAAGATGCTCAAGTTTTGTCATATTTTCTTTCATTTTTTCAATATCTTCTTTTAAAATATGATGCTCGGACGCATGCCTTATATGGATGCGGATCCATTTTAAAATATTTTCCGTGTTTTCGCTAATTTGTGCATATAGCTTTTTTTCATATTTTGGCGGAAGAAAAATTAAGTTGACGAGAAAGGCAGCGAATACCCCGAGCATAATGGTGGAAAACCGGATAACAGCAAATTCGATAAACTCCTTGTCAGTATATTCCATAATCGCGATAACGGTAACTAATGCTACCGATATTGTGGATTCAAGGCGCATTTTTAAGCAAAGAGCGATAACGATCATTGACGTAAGGCCGATAATAAACGGATCGCGCCCGAACAAAAGCACGGCAATAATGGCAAATGAAGCGCCGATGATATTTGCTTGAATTTGTTCGATCAATGATAAATATGAGCGATAAATCGTCGGCTGCATCGCAAAAACCGCGGAAATCCCCGCGAAAACAGGAGAAGGCAAGTGCAATAGCGTTGCCAAAAAAAGCGCTAACGTAACGGCGATTCCCGTTTTGAAAATGCGGGCACCGAGTTTCATATATGTTCAAACCTTTCTTCCTTAATTCTTATAAACAATTTAGTACTATACACGCTTTTATATATGATATCAAGCGAAAATATGCATTAGAATGTTTTGGATTTTTGAAGGAGAAGTTAGTATGGATGACGTTATTATGCAATAATGATGGGAGAATATTCAAGAGATGGAGGATTGCCATTTTTTTATTACCATAATTCCCGGAAGAAATCTCCCGCTTCTCTTAACGTGAAGGTGTGACAGTACCGGTGAAAGCGGGAGATGAATTTCGGTAAGGCACAGCCTTAAGTTGCTTTTTTTACCGAACGTATGTTGCCGTTATCTTGTAACGTGTTCTTTGCTAACTGAATATATGAGTTGCACCGAGAAAAGTGCGAAAACAAGGCGAATCCCTTCCATGCATAAAAAATCTCCGGACATTCAGGGTTGGAACGACCCGAAGTTACGCTCAAGGAGACGAAAGGCTGCTTTTGCCGTGGAACTGGGAAGCTCCCGCTTTTAGCTAAGTGGCAAAAGTAACAGAAGAAGCTCATTAGATGTGAAAAAGGTATTCCGCATTGGCGGAATACCTTTTGTTCATTCTGTTGAAATGGAAGGGTCGGCCTGTTCTTTCGTCGGGATGACTTGGAAGAAATGGTCTTCAGGCTTTTCAAGAAGCGGCTGCAATGATTGCGCTTCTTCGTGTTGGTCGTGTTCTTTCAGCAATTCGATGTATTTCGACAGCAGTTCTTGCACATCCGCTTTTCCGCGTTCGTTCAGTGATTCGAGGCGTACTTGCGCTCCTTTTGCGATGCGTCGTTCCAATGCCGCTTTCGTCAACCCCATTTCCGGCTGGTGGCGCAAGTAAACGACCCCGCCTGTCATTCCGGCGCAAATCCATGGACCTGGGTCGCCAAGGACGAGACCGCGGCCATTCGTCATATATTCAAAGGCGAACCCTTTAATGTTCGCGCGCGCACCGATATTTCCGTGTTCTTTTTCCGGAATCGGCGCCGTCACTTGGCCGCCGATAATCATATCTGCACCTGACAGACGGATGCCGGCGCGCGCATCGGCGTTTCCTTGCGCGATCAGCAACCCTTTTTGCGCTCCGTACCCGAAGCCTTTGCCAACGGAACCGTTATAAAATTTCCCGTTTTTTCCTTTTGCTTTGAAAATAAAGATGCTACCGCCAAACGCGGTTTTTCCCACACCGTCTTGTCCGCCGCCGTCAACATGGATATGAATGCCATGCGTGTTGTAAGCGCCGAGTCCGTTTCCAGGAATAGAGCCGTTTTTATAATGCAATGTGACGTCCGATAACTTTTTGTATGATCCGTCAAGCCGGCCGCGCACGCGGTGGCAAGAAACACGGCTGCCGAGAACGCGTTGTTCCGCGGTGACGGTCGAAAATTCACGGGAACGATGCAAATCTTCCGCATAGTAATCGAGATATTCTGCTCCGACGGCAACGAGTAATGATGGTTTTTCGGCGCTTGCCGCTGCTTCCTTTTGCGCGAGTTGTTCCACTTCAAGCACTTCGAGCAAATTGGCCAGATTCATTTGGTGGAGTCCTCTCGTTTGTTCCAGCAAGTCAGAGCGCCCGACGATATCTTGCAGGCGAGTAAATCCAAGGGAAGCAGTTAGCGCTTTTAGTTCATTTCCGAACGCGGTGAATAAGTGGATTAACCCTTGTACCGCAGCATCAAATTGCCGAGGCACAAAGCGGCGCAATCCGTGTTCTTTTGCTTGCGCTACGGATTCGATTTGGGTTGCGATTCCAACATGACACGTATCTAAATGGCAGCCGCGGCACGTCGTGCACCCGATCGCGATCATCGAGAGCGTTCCGAAGCCGATGCGGTTGGCCCCGAGCAGCATCACTTTGAGGACGTCAAGGGCGCTTTTTATGCCGCCGTCTGCCCAAATTTCCACTTTGTTTCGCAAACCGGCTTCAAGCAAGGCATTATGGGCGGCTTTGACACCGATTTCGACAGGAAGACCGACATGTTGCAGCGCATGGATGCGCGCGGCTCCCGTTCCACCATCGAATCCGCTTAATGTTATGATGTCCGCTCCCGCTTTGGCAATGCCGACAGCAATCGTTCCGATATTTGGCACGACTGGCACTTTGACGGCGACTTTTGCTTTGTCGTTCGCCGTTTTCAGTTCGGCGATCATTTGCGCCAAATCCTCAATGGAGTAAATGTCATGGTTATTGGATGGCGAGATCAAGTCTGAGCCGATTGTTGCGTTGCGCGCTTCAGCGATTTTCGCCGTCACTTTTGAACCAGGAAGGTGGCCGCCTTCCCCCGGCTTTGCCCCTTGCCCGATTTTAATTTCCAATAGGTTTGAAGAGTTCAAAAGCTCCGCGTTCACACCGAAACGGCCGGATGCAATTTGCTGGCCGCGTGTGCGCGGATATTTGCCAAGCATATCTTTAATTTCGCCGCCTTCACCGTTAAGGCTGACCATGTTCAAACGTTCTGCCGCTTCTGCATAAGCGCGGAACGCCACTTCGTTTTGCGAACCAAACGACATCGAGGCGATAACGAAAGGCAGGCTATGTTCGCCGACGCTAATGTCCACTTTTTCGACCGGAACTTGTTTTTCCGCTTTTTTGATATCTAACAAATGACGAATCGTTGTCGGTGTTTCTCTTTCCAGTTCGTTTAGCTTTTCGCGAAAGTTGTCATATGATCCTGTTTGCGCGACTTCGCCAATTGCTTTCCAAACGCGCGGGAAGAGGTGGAACGTTTTTCGCGGCTTGGCGTTTTCATCCGCGAAGTCTTCCGCGCGGGCGATCGCATCTTGTTTCATCGCTTCGAAATCGTATTGTAATGAATCAGAGCCAAAGAAATTAACGATGTTTAATACATCGGCGATTTCGTCATGCAGGCCGATCGACGAGAAGAGGCGGCTATATCCGCGCAATTCGTGAATGCCAATCGTCGAAATCACTTTTTCTAATCCTTTATTAAGCGCTTTAAACAGATTGATCACAGGTGTGCTTGACTCTTCCGCCGAAACGGTAGCGAACATGAGATACGGGCTGATGGCATTTGCTCCTAATCCATAAGCGACCACCAGATCATGAAGGGAGCGGATCGCTCCGGAACGAAGCAAAACGGAGCAATCACGGCGCAAACCATGTTTTGTTAACGCTTGATCAATAGCCGATGTGATGAGCAACGGGTCTATCCATAAGTTTCCGTTTTGATGTGCTTTTATGTCATCGATGACAAGCAAGGTTTTGCCAGAATGAACCGCCTCACAGGCTTCGTTAGAAAGACGCTGTAACGCCTGCGGGATGGTTTCCTCCGCTGTGAACGTCGCTGACAGGATGTGCGCCAATTGTTTTTCTTGAAACGAATGAACAACTTGGTCATACGAAGGATGATGCAATTGTGGCGCACAGTCGTTTCCGATTTTTCCTTCGATAAGAATCGGCGAGTTAAGCTCAATAACATACGACGCTTCTGTTTCAGATGCGAGAGATGGCCGTTTCCCAATGACGGTTCTTGTTGAAAAATGCTCCATCTCGCGGTCGCGGTCAATCGCCGGGTTTGTGACAACG
Protein-coding regions in this window:
- a CDS encoding ABC transporter ATP-binding protein: MANIRRYMQFVRPYKWHIIATMIIGIIKFAIPLLIPLLLKYVVDEIIGNKTMPMAERTARLCWALAIMLVIFVFIRPIVEYYRQYFAQWTASKVLYDIRSQLFTHMQKLSFTYYSNHRTGEIISRVINDVEQTKDFIITGLMNLWLDMTTIIIALVIMIKMDIKLTLISISTLPLYAFSVKYFFGRLRQRTKMRSQALAELQAYLHERVQGMPVIKSFAIEEEEQQRFSRQNNNFLAKALMHTSWNAKSFSVVNTVTDIAPIIVIGYAGYQVLLGHITVGTMVAFVGYIDRLYSPLRRLVNSSTTLTQSFASMDRMFEFLDETYDIVDAPNAVDCKEVKGDIVFENVTFAYDKNDLPVLRDISFSVKAGETIALVGMSGGGKSTLVSLIPRFYDVTEGRILLDGIDIRNIRVRSLRDKIGIVFQDSFLFSDSVKENILLGKPDATDEEVIAAAKAANAHDFIMNLPDGYDTKVGERGIKLSGGQKQRIAIARVFLKNPPLLIFDEATSALDLESEHYIQEALDRLAKNRTTFIVAHRLSTITHADRIFLIEDGKIVESGTHDELMAKKGQYYHLFTIQQLNYTQ
- a CDS encoding FUSC family protein, encoding MKLGARIFKTGIAVTLALFLATLLHLPSPVFAGISAVFAMQPTIYRSYLSLIEQIQANIIGASFAIIAVLLFGRDPFIIGLTSMIVIALCLKMRLESTISVALVTVIAIMEYTDKEFIEFAVIRFSTIMLGVFAAFLVNLIFLPPKYEKKLYAQISENTENILKWIRIHIRHASEHHILKEDIEKMKENMTKLEHLYLMYKEERSYSRKNRFQKSRKLVLYRQMIVVANRALDTLKLLHRFENELYHMPPELQQAIRSQLDSLLHYHEQILLKFIGKTKCHPRTETAMETHQERTRLIETFYAHYQQKSDYCLFSLMGVIIDYSEQLEHLDKLIDSFQHYHHDDALVKNLTNH
- a CDS encoding glutamate synthase-related protein, with product MKQHWNPNLFKNFHQAEHDACGIVAAIEKQRIPTRENIMTCIDALVKMNHRAGFINGEGDGVGIHMDIPRKLWMEKLANAGQNPEIANSESFTVGHLFIHRSSDTDHVKAKIKQLFKKSGFSLIFESDRVTSSNALGPIALRQEPVFWQVALLPNDNVQLSKRLFDLLIEIEKDENVHVASLSNFHVVYKVMGAGDILPKYYHDLAHPFIASTMTLGHNRYSTNTLSNFFRVQPFSVLAHNGEINTIAKLRDEAVMIGVPLTNGGSDSQDLSRTIETLICRYGYSLFEAMDILFPPIVNEIKAYPEHLQDLYTYIREAWGHFAQGPAAIISRYEDEAVFSVDALGLRPLWKLETEKRFVFTSEPGIIPAGEYTGEPKPLAPGEKIGLTWSSGASIQVLEYEQFQEEVYTRFSKRFDIANFRKRLDVPELENHVFAFAPTKVHNGQYAAFGWDREHIQLLEQMAEKGVEPIRSLGHDAPLAAIDPDRKNLADFIKESVAVVTNPAIDRDREMEHFSTRTVIGKRPSLASETEASYVIELNSPILIEGKIGNDCAPQLHHPSYDQVVHSFQEKQLAHILSATFTAEETIPQALQRLSNEACEAVHSGKTLLVIDDIKAHQNGNLWIDPLLITSAIDQALTKHGLRRDCSVLLRSGAIRSLHDLVVAYGLGANAISPYLMFATVSAEESSTPVINLFKALNKGLEKVISTIGIHELRGYSRLFSSIGLHDEIADVLNIVNFFGSDSLQYDFEAMKQDAIARAEDFADENAKPRKTFHLFPRVWKAIGEVAQTGSYDNFREKLNELERETPTTIRHLLDIKKAEKQVPVEKVDISVGEHSLPFVIASMSFGSQNEVAFRAYAEAAERLNMVSLNGEGGEIKDMLGKYPRTRGQQIASGRFGVNAELLNSSNLLEIKIGQGAKPGEGGHLPGSKVTAKIAEARNATIGSDLISPSNNHDIYSIEDLAQMIAELKTANDKAKVAVKVPVVPNIGTIAVGIAKAGADIITLSGFDGGTGAARIHALQHVGLPVEIGVKAAHNALLEAGLRNKVEIWADGGIKSALDVLKVMLLGANRIGFGTLSMIAIGCTTCRGCHLDTCHVGIATQIESVAQAKEHGLRRFVPRQFDAAVQGLIHLFTAFGNELKALTASLGFTRLQDIVGRSDLLEQTRGLHQMNLANLLEVLEVEQLAQKEAAASAEKPSLLVAVGAEYLDYYAEDLHRSREFSTVTAEQRVLGSRVSCHRVRGRLDGSYKKLSDVTLHYKNGSIPGNGLGAYNTHGIHIHVDGGGQDGVGKTAFGGSIFIFKAKGKNGKFYNGSVGKGFGYGAQKGLLIAQGNADARAGIRLSGADMIIGGQVTAPIPEKEHGNIGARANIKGFAFEYMTNGRGLVLGDPGPWICAGMTGGVVYLRHQPEMGLTKAALERRIAKGAQVRLESLNERGKADVQELLSKYIELLKEHDQHEEAQSLQPLLEKPEDHFFQVIPTKEQADPSISTE